A part of Aspergillus flavus chromosome 5, complete sequence genomic DNA contains:
- a CDS encoding putative DNA repair protein Nse1, translated as MASRSDGDGYDDSNRAFLQAFMARSTMTFAEARPVLAAIFSVHEGEPVSAEDVTEDDLASYIAAANTAISPFDLEIRSTLRQSQVDPEGSGNQPPERVYALVNTTSDALTQLATTYSADEISFIKRILDAMFDTNNTRRSEAMVVSSMQAIQLAKASSGDASRRESGNATQSQGGAAQSLSMSQAETVLKQLVEEGWLEKSRKGFYNLSPRGLMELRGWLVATYNDENEDGRRMDKIKFCAACRDIITMGQRCGNRDCAGRLHDHCIRNFFRMQQAEKCPVCQAPWPGDKYVGERAITSTERSTQGRRRSSNTQRQSDVGSSSQIPSEDGAADSD; from the exons ATGGCGAGTCGTAGTGATGGTGATGGCTATGACGATAGCAACCGCGCATTTCTGCAGGCTTTTATGGCCCGCTCTACCATGACCTTTGCGGAGGCAAGGCCTGTTCTGGCCGCTATCTTCTCTGTGCACG AGGGTGAGCCGGTCTCAGCAGAAGATGTCACCGAAGACGACCTCGCATCGTACATTGCCGCCGCGAATACCGCCATATCACCATTCGATTTGGAAATCAGAAGTACACTCCGCCAGTCGCAGGTAGATCCCGAAGGGTCGGGGAATCAGCCACCAGAACGGGTGTATGCCCTTGTCAATACCACGAGTGACGCTTTGACACAACTGGCGACCACTTACAGCGCGGACGAGATTTCCTTTATCAAGCGCATCCTTGATGCCATGTTCGATACGAATAATACGAGACGTTCCGAGGCAATGGTTGTTAGCAGTATGCAGGCTATACAATTGGCCAAGGCATCGTCCGGAGATGCAAGTCGTCGGGAGTCGGGTAATGCGACGCAGAGTCAAGGCGGGGCCGCACAATCGCTAAGCATGTCTCAAGCGGAAACGGTATTGAAGCAACTTGTGGAGGAGGGATGGCTTGAAAAGAGTAGGAAGGGATTTTACAATTTAAGTCCGCGAGGGTTGATGGAGCTACGAGGATGGTTGGTGGCCACGTACAATGACGAGAACGAAGATGGCCGGAGGATGGACAAGATCAAGTTCTGTGCTGCCTGTAGGGATATTATAACGATG GGCCAACGTTGTGGTAACCGTGACTGCGCCGGCCGACTCCACGACCATTGCATTCGCAACTTTTTCCGCATGCAACAGGCGGAAAAGTGCCCTGTGTGCCAAGCTCCATGGCCTGGTGATAAATACGTCGGGGAGCGCGCAATCACCTCGACAGAACGCTCCACGCAGGGCAGAAGACGAAGCTCGAATACGCAGCGTCAAAGCGATGTCGGATCGAGTTCACAAATTCCTAGCGAGGACGGAGCGGCTGATAGTGATTGA
- a CDS encoding U2 snRNP splicing factor, small subunit (splicing factor U2AF subunit): protein MANYLASIFGTEQDKVNCSFYYKIGACRHGDRCSRKHVKPSYSQTILMPNMYQNPAYDPKNKMNPSQLQNHFDAFYEDVWCEMCKYGEIEELVVCDNNNDHLIGNVYARFKYEEDAQKACDALNSRWYAARPIYCELSPVTDFREACCRLNSGEGCVRGGFCNFIHRKDPSNELDRELRLSTKKWLKERGRDARSVSRSPSPEPTRRRY, encoded by the exons ATGGCCAACTATCTCGCCTCTATCTTCGGTACGGAACAGGACAAGGTCAACTGTTCGTTCTACTACAAGATCGGCGCATGCAGACACGGCGACAGATGTTCTCGGAAGCATGTCAAGCCTTCGTACTCACAGACTATCCTGATGCCAAACATGTACCAGAACCCGGCGTACGacccgaagaacaagatgaaCCCCAGCCAGCTCCAGAACCACTTCGATGCTTTCTACGAGGATGTATGGTGTGAAATGTGCAAGTACGGAGAGATAGAGGAATTGGTAGTGTGTGACAACAACAATGATC ATCTAATCGGCAACGTCTATGCCCGATTCAAGTACGAAGAAGATGCGCAAAAGGCCTGTGACGCTTTGAATTCCCGCTGGTATGCAGCTCGACCGATATATTGTGAACTATCGCCGGTCACGGATTTCCGAGAAGCATGCTGTCGATTAAATAGTGGCGAAGGCTGTGTGCGTGGCGGATTCTGCAATTTCATTCACCGAAAGGACCCTAGCAATGAGCTCGACCGTGAACTGCGCCTGAGCACGAAGAAATGGCTGAAGGAGCGCGGCAGGGACGCCCGCAGTGTTAGTCGCAGTCCCAGCCCGGAGCCGACGAGGCGGAGATATTAG